One region of gamma proteobacterium HIMB55 genomic DNA includes:
- a CDS encoding dehydrogenase of unknown specificity, short-chain alcohol dehydrogenase like protein (PFAM: short chain dehydrogenase) — translation MAKSFQGRKIIVTGAATGIGKATTEALIASGASVALWDIDKAACGAIAANSSEKAIALEADVASAASVEKAMADTIEALGGIDGAFNNAGIGIDTLPLEVIEEADFDRIVSINMKGVWLCMKHQLAHMKANGGGSIVNNASVAGLVGLAMQGAYSGTKHAVVGMTKAAALEAAPEKVRVNAICPGATYTPILTHLLEAGVTEDMLSEMAAQKRLAKPEEIANAACWLLSDEASFMTGVAMPVDGGWTAH, via the coding sequence ATGGCAAAGAGTTTTCAAGGACGCAAAATTATCGTCACCGGTGCCGCAACCGGCATCGGAAAAGCAACAACAGAGGCACTGATTGCAAGCGGGGCATCAGTCGCCCTATGGGACATTGATAAGGCTGCTTGCGGGGCAATAGCGGCCAATTCATCAGAAAAAGCAATTGCTCTTGAGGCAGATGTAGCCAGCGCCGCTTCAGTCGAAAAGGCCATGGCAGACACAATTGAAGCACTGGGCGGTATTGACGGGGCATTCAATAATGCCGGAATTGGCATTGATACATTGCCGCTTGAGGTAATTGAAGAAGCTGATTTCGATCGTATCGTATCCATCAATATGAAGGGCGTCTGGCTGTGCATGAAACACCAATTGGCGCATATGAAAGCCAATGGCGGCGGTTCGATCGTCAATAATGCCTCTGTCGCCGGTCTTGTCGGACTGGCCATGCAAGGCGCTTATAGCGGCACCAAACATGCGGTTGTCGGCATGACCAAAGCCGCGGCTTTGGAAGCGGCACCGGAAAAAGTGCGCGTCAATGCTATTTGCCCGGGCGCCACCTACACGCCGATTTTGACACATTTGCTGGAAGCCGGTGTCACCGAAGATATGTTGAGCGAGATGGCTGCGCAAAAACGCCTCGCCAAGCCTGAAGAAATTGCCAATGCCGCGTGCTGGCTATTGTCGGACGAAGCGAGCTTCATGACCGGCGTCGCCATGCCCGTCGATGGCGGCTGGACCGCACATTAG
- a CDS encoding transcriptional regulator (PFAM: Bacterial regulatory proteins, tetR family), with the protein MSVITTPPNSQRGGNRERIIEAAIELMNLQGSNIGTAQIAEHTGISPGNIYYHFNNFSEIALEVVQRLREELMQHLALPTFGAVSAAQLVDYYAGGAATLWRYRFVVSASRELANRSPELDTLFQSLTDEGIEAVRRILDNLFANYPGKLPVDDMLCHRLAENMWVLWSAWPRHTQTKDRGNKLTPRIMATGMQQVALTVTPYVDADFYKQAEDGLLAYITALESRFKKNL; encoded by the coding sequence ATGAGCGTTATAACTACCCCTCCAAATTCTCAGCGCGGCGGCAATCGTGAGCGGATTATTGAGGCTGCGATCGAGTTGATGAACCTGCAAGGGTCCAACATCGGTACAGCGCAAATTGCTGAACACACCGGCATCAGCCCAGGCAATATTTATTACCATTTCAATAATTTTTCGGAGATTGCGCTGGAAGTTGTCCAGCGCTTGCGCGAGGAATTGATGCAACATCTTGCGCTACCAACATTCGGGGCGGTCAGCGCAGCTCAATTGGTCGATTATTATGCCGGCGGCGCGGCTACTTTGTGGCGTTATCGATTTGTTGTATCCGCCAGTCGGGAATTGGCAAATCGTTCGCCTGAGCTCGACACACTTTTTCAAAGCCTCACGGATGAGGGTATTGAGGCAGTCCGGCGTATTCTGGATAACTTATTTGCCAATTACCCCGGCAAGTTGCCTGTCGATGACATGCTTTGTCATCGTTTGGCGGAAAATATGTGGGTATTATGGAGCGCATGGCCTCGCCATACCCAGACCAAAGACAGGGGAAACAAGTTGACGCCGCGCATAATGGCAACCGGCATGCAGCAAGTGGCGCTGACAGTCACCCCTTATGTGGACGCCGATTTTTATAAGCAAGCAGAAGATGGCCTGCTCGCATATATCACAGCCCTTGAGAGCCGCTTCAAAAAGAACTTATAG
- a CDS encoding RNAse R (PFAM: RNB domain; Ribonuclease B OB domain; S1 RNA binding domain~TIGRFAM: ribonuclease R; VacB and RNase II family 3'-5' exoribonucleases): MKKPSKPQTLQDPQASREAEKYEQPIASRELILEVMAERDVPMRMSELADALGIVNDSDLFSLQKRLRAMQRDGQIVSGRRGALGLPKKMDLVKCKVIGHRDGYGFASPVEDGDDFFLSSRQMFRVFDGDEVLVAESGFDDKGRPSGQIVEVLTRAHTSIVGRYMEEGGIGYLLPHNRRISNHVLIPPKAKAGAKSGQLVSVKITGYPTEVLGAKGEVEEILGDHLDPGLEIDVAIRAHDIPNEWPEEVLSEAGALRDEPSESDKKNRVDLRKLGLVTIDGEDARDFDDAVYCETEGSGFRLWVAIADVSHYVPISSALDEEAFNRGNSVYFPERVVPMFPEVLSNGLCSLKPAVDRLAMVCEMLIDADGKVTDSTFYEAVIHSHARLTYTQVGEVLENGWCDGVPSERLDGLFRLHALYKVLRQARAKRGAIDFETVETRILFDENRKIDAIVPVNRNDAHKLIEECMLAANVATANFLEASELAGLFRVHEGPSAERLEALRTFLGELALELPGGLDPTPLDYQTVLARLADRDDAQVIQTMLLRSLSQAVYKPDNGGHFGLNYEAYAHFTSPIRRYPDLLVHRAIKRLATSMGSTPRKLSKQKSRSLYPYTMTDLVAAGEHCSMTERRADDATRDVNLWLKCEYLRHHIGDEFAGVVASVTRFGMFVELSDIYMEGLVHISALPSDYYHFDQASQRLVGEHTRKTYQLGDAVRVQVARVDLDDRKIDLEIVGEVTPGAGRRGNKKSVRRQSRASDAPRSKRSKSGRAAERRTPHSSRSSDKETSDKKSAKAKGSKAEAVKAKASKPSKKASKNKGAPKRRGRS; the protein is encoded by the coding sequence TTGAAAAAACCTTCCAAGCCTCAAACGCTGCAAGACCCTCAAGCGTCACGTGAGGCAGAAAAATACGAACAGCCTATAGCTAGCCGCGAACTTATCCTCGAGGTGATGGCGGAGCGTGATGTACCTATGCGGATGTCCGAGTTGGCGGATGCCTTGGGTATCGTCAACGATAGCGACCTGTTCTCCCTGCAAAAGCGATTGCGTGCGATGCAGCGCGACGGCCAGATCGTCTCGGGTCGCAGAGGTGCTTTGGGGCTTCCCAAGAAAATGGACTTGGTGAAGTGCAAAGTGATTGGTCATCGAGACGGTTACGGATTTGCCTCACCTGTTGAGGACGGTGACGACTTCTTCCTGTCGAGCCGTCAGATGTTCCGCGTCTTCGATGGCGATGAAGTGCTGGTCGCAGAGTCAGGCTTTGACGATAAGGGTAGGCCCTCGGGACAGATTGTTGAGGTGCTAACCCGTGCACATACATCGATCGTTGGTCGCTACATGGAAGAAGGTGGCATCGGCTACCTGTTGCCCCACAACCGACGAATCAGCAATCACGTACTTATTCCCCCGAAGGCCAAGGCGGGTGCGAAGTCTGGGCAGCTAGTGTCAGTCAAAATCACCGGCTACCCGACCGAGGTTCTGGGTGCCAAGGGCGAGGTTGAGGAGATACTTGGCGATCATTTGGATCCAGGTCTCGAGATCGATGTCGCGATCCGCGCACACGACATTCCTAACGAATGGCCAGAAGAGGTGCTGTCCGAGGCAGGGGCATTGCGTGATGAGCCCTCGGAATCGGATAAGAAAAACCGAGTCGATCTTAGAAAACTCGGGCTCGTCACTATCGATGGTGAGGATGCTCGGGACTTCGATGACGCGGTTTACTGCGAGACCGAGGGGTCTGGGTTTCGACTTTGGGTTGCCATTGCCGATGTCAGTCATTACGTTCCCATCAGCAGTGCGCTCGATGAGGAAGCTTTCAATCGCGGTAACTCGGTGTACTTCCCCGAGCGGGTTGTGCCGATGTTTCCCGAGGTGCTCTCAAACGGGCTTTGCTCACTAAAACCGGCAGTCGATCGTCTCGCCATGGTTTGCGAGATGTTGATTGATGCTGACGGTAAAGTGACTGATTCGACCTTTTATGAGGCGGTGATTCACTCGCATGCGAGATTGACTTACACCCAGGTGGGAGAGGTGTTAGAAAACGGCTGGTGTGATGGTGTTCCCTCAGAGCGATTGGACGGCTTGTTCAGGCTGCACGCGCTCTACAAAGTGCTGCGCCAAGCGAGAGCAAAGCGCGGGGCCATAGACTTCGAGACGGTGGAAACCCGCATTCTCTTCGATGAAAACCGTAAGATCGATGCTATTGTTCCGGTCAATCGAAATGACGCACACAAGCTCATCGAAGAGTGCATGTTGGCGGCCAATGTCGCTACGGCAAACTTTCTCGAGGCCTCTGAGCTCGCTGGTTTGTTCAGAGTCCACGAGGGACCTTCTGCAGAACGACTGGAGGCGCTTCGGACCTTTTTGGGAGAGCTAGCGCTTGAGTTACCGGGCGGCTTGGACCCAACGCCACTCGACTACCAAACGGTGTTAGCAAGGCTGGCAGACCGCGACGACGCGCAGGTGATCCAGACCATGTTGCTGCGCTCACTCAGTCAGGCGGTTTACAAGCCCGATAACGGCGGACACTTCGGGTTGAACTACGAGGCCTATGCCCATTTCACCTCGCCAATTCGGCGCTACCCCGATCTGCTCGTGCATCGAGCGATCAAGCGCTTAGCGACAAGCATGGGGTCGACGCCACGGAAGTTATCCAAACAGAAGAGCCGTTCCTTGTATCCCTACACAATGACGGATCTCGTTGCTGCGGGTGAGCATTGTTCCATGACCGAGCGACGGGCCGATGACGCGACGCGGGACGTTAATTTATGGCTCAAATGCGAATACCTCCGGCATCACATTGGTGATGAGTTTGCCGGGGTTGTGGCGTCCGTCACGCGCTTTGGCATGTTTGTTGAGCTCAGTGATATTTATATGGAAGGCTTGGTGCATATCAGCGCCTTACCCTCTGATTACTACCACTTTGATCAAGCATCTCAGCGACTAGTGGGTGAGCACACGCGAAAGACTTATCAATTGGGCGACGCCGTTCGAGTGCAGGTGGCGCGAGTTGATCTCGATGACCGAAAGATCGACCTCGAAATTGTTGGCGAAGTAACGCCTGGCGCAGGTCGTCGTGGAAATAAGAAGTCGGTGCGACGGCAGTCACGGGCGTCAGACGCACCTAGGTCAAAACGATCAAAGTCGGGTAGGGCCGCAGAAAGACGGACTCCGCATAGTTCGCGCAGTTCGGATAAAGAGACATCGGATAAGAAGTCCGCTAAGGCTAAAGGCTCGAAAGCCGAGGCTGTAAAGGCAAAGGCGTCTAAGCCGTCTAAAAAAGCATCGAAGAATAAGGGCGCACCAAAGCGTCGGGGGCGAAGCTAG
- a CDS encoding 23S rRNA Gm-2251 2'-O-methyltransferase (PFAM: SpoU rRNA Methylase family; RNA 2'-O ribose methyltransferase substrate binding~TIGRFAM: rRNA methylase, putative, group 3) yields the protein MSETAYGIHAVDVILRRSPERIIALSIQSDRNDKRIQGLLSLAQNQGVAVDRVSKADLDEMVSERHQGVVAVIKPRQADGGVAERDLSGYLKGIDCPLVLVLDGVTDPHNLGACLRSADAAGVAAVIVPKDNSAELNAVARKVASGAADVIPLVRVTNLARTLRSLKELGIWIVGTTGEADTLVYDQDLSIPTALVMGAEGPGMRRLTTEACDFLVKLPMAGDVSSLNVSVATGICLFEAVRQRRSG from the coding sequence GTGTCCGAAACGGCTTATGGTATCCATGCGGTAGACGTCATTCTTCGGCGCTCGCCAGAGCGGATTATCGCTCTTTCAATCCAATCTGACCGAAACGACAAGCGTATTCAGGGCCTCCTATCGCTCGCTCAAAATCAAGGTGTTGCGGTCGATAGGGTTAGCAAGGCAGATCTCGACGAGATGGTATCTGAGCGTCATCAAGGGGTCGTGGCGGTTATCAAGCCAAGACAGGCCGATGGCGGGGTTGCCGAGCGCGATCTTTCAGGCTATCTCAAAGGCATCGACTGCCCGCTCGTGTTGGTGCTCGATGGGGTGACCGATCCTCATAATCTGGGCGCTTGCCTGCGATCGGCAGATGCAGCGGGTGTGGCTGCGGTAATCGTTCCCAAAGACAACAGCGCAGAGCTCAATGCGGTTGCCCGGAAAGTCGCCAGTGGCGCCGCAGATGTTATCCCGCTTGTGCGTGTCACCAATCTTGCGCGAACACTCCGCTCACTCAAAGAACTGGGTATCTGGATTGTTGGCACCACAGGCGAGGCAGATACCTTGGTTTACGATCAGGATTTGTCGATTCCAACCGCGCTGGTGATGGGGGCAGAAGGTCCTGGTATGCGACGCCTAACGACCGAGGCCTGTGATTTTTTGGTCAAGCTGCCAATGGCGGGTGATGTCTCGAGTCTTAACGTCTCAGTGGCGACGGGGATCTGTCTGTTTGAGGCCGTGCGGCAACGTCGCAGCGGGTAA
- a CDS encoding ribosomal protein S6 (PFAM: Ribosomal protein S6~TIGRFAM: ribosomal protein S6), with product MRHYEIVFMVHPDQSEQVPGMIERYTNVITKDGGQVHRLEDWGRRQLAYHINKIHKAHYVLMNVEASNEAMEELTTTFRYNDAVIRNLVIRRDEAVTEESLIMKSEKEDRERKSRYQERQAAEAKAAEAEAAEEEASGEAAEEAPAETDSAEEE from the coding sequence GTGCGACACTACGAAATCGTCTTTATGGTCCATCCGGACCAGTCGGAACAAGTACCGGGCATGATCGAGCGGTACACCAATGTGATCACCAAGGATGGCGGACAAGTTCACCGCCTCGAAGATTGGGGTCGTCGTCAGCTTGCTTACCACATCAATAAGATTCACAAGGCTCATTACGTCTTAATGAATGTTGAGGCCAGCAATGAGGCCATGGAAGAGCTGACAACCACTTTCCGCTACAACGATGCGGTTATCCGCAACCTCGTTATTCGTCGGGACGAAGCAGTGACTGAAGAGTCTCTGATCATGAAGTCCGAGAAAGAGGATCGTGAGCGTAAGTCACGTTATCAAGAGCGTCAGGCTGCAGAGGCGAAAGCCGCTGAAGCCGAGGCAGCTGAAGAAGAAGCTTCTGGTGAGGCAGCTGAAGAGGCGCCCGCAGAAACTGATAGCGCAGAGGAGGAGTAA
- a CDS encoding SSU ribosomal protein S18P (PFAM: Ribosomal protein S18~TIGRFAM: ribosomal protein S18), which yields MSRFFRRRKFCRFTAEGVQEIDYKDLEVLKQYITETGKIVPSRITGTKAKYQRQLATAIKRARYLALLPYTDSHQ from the coding sequence ATGTCACGTTTTTTCCGACGTAGAAAGTTCTGTCGTTTCACCGCCGAAGGCGTTCAGGAAATCGACTACAAAGATTTGGAAGTTCTCAAGCAGTACATCACTGAGACTGGGAAGATCGTACCTAGCCGTATCACGGGTACCAAAGCGAAGTATCAGCGTCAGTTGGCCACAGCCATCAAGCGCGCCCGTTACTTAGCGCTATTGCCTTACACGGACTCCCACCAGTAA
- a CDS encoding LSU ribosomal protein L9P (PFAM: Ribosomal protein L9, N-terminal domain; Ribosomal protein L9, C-terminal domain~TIGRFAM: ribosomal protein L9), whose protein sequence is MEVILLDNVGSLGGLGDRVDVKPGYGRNFLIPQGKAVPATPENVEKFEARRAELEAAAAATLGAAQKRAEGIQALEQVQIAATAGEEGKLFGSVGTRDIAEALTAAGCDTDKSEVRLPDGAIRELGEYEIMIQLHAEVATTANIAIVAE, encoded by the coding sequence ATGGAAGTAATTCTGCTCGATAACGTAGGTAGCTTGGGTGGACTGGGTGACCGTGTTGATGTGAAGCCAGGCTATGGCCGTAACTTCCTTATCCCACAAGGGAAAGCAGTGCCTGCCACGCCTGAGAACGTTGAAAAGTTCGAGGCGCGTCGTGCTGAACTCGAAGCCGCCGCTGCTGCAACACTTGGTGCCGCACAAAAGCGCGCAGAAGGCATTCAGGCTTTGGAGCAGGTGCAAATCGCTGCAACGGCTGGCGAAGAGGGCAAACTCTTCGGTTCAGTGGGTACACGCGATATCGCCGAGGCTCTAACTGCAGCAGGCTGTGATACTGACAAGTCGGAAGTACGTCTCCCCGACGGCGCGATTCGTGAGCTCGGCGAGTACGAGATCATGATTCAGCTTCACGCTGAGGTAGCGACGACAGCAAACATTGCAATCGTTGCCGAGTAA
- a CDS encoding replicative DNA helicase (PFAM: DnaB-like helicase N terminal domain; DnaB-like helicase C terminal domain~TIGRFAM: replicative DNA helicase) — translation METASNPDWDVAKLKLQPQSIEAERSVIGALLISSDSWDGVAEVVAAADFYRPEHRAIFRQIALLVDRGEPVDVVTVSDRLLATGELDAAGGHTYLAELAEQTPTASNVRAYANAVRERSVLRQLINAAQDIASAGFNPEGRSSEELVDEAERLIMQISESGQKAGGPQGMEGLLKGAIDRIEELYNTGGDITGLTTGFIDLDRMTSGLQPSDLVIVAGRPSMGKTSFAMNLIENAALASDRPLMVFSMEMPAEQLVIRMLSSLGRIDQGRVRTGKLEQDDWPKLASATEKLKGTQVFIDDTPALTPTELRSRVRKLVREQGDLGMIMVDYLQLMRVAGSNEGRTAEISEISRSLKAIAKEFKCPVVALSQLNRSLEQRPNKRPVNSDLRESGAIEQDADVIMFIYRDEVYNEDSPDKGVAEIIIGKQRNGPIGTCRLSFQGQFTRFENLARSDYEHYGA, via the coding sequence ATGGAGACAGCATCAAATCCCGATTGGGATGTTGCCAAGCTAAAACTGCAGCCGCAGTCTATTGAAGCAGAGCGCTCTGTCATAGGCGCTCTACTCATCTCTTCAGATAGCTGGGACGGCGTTGCCGAGGTCGTCGCAGCCGCTGATTTCTACCGCCCTGAGCACAGGGCGATATTCCGCCAAATTGCTTTGCTCGTCGATCGCGGTGAGCCCGTCGATGTCGTCACGGTTTCAGACCGTCTGCTTGCCACGGGCGAACTTGACGCTGCCGGCGGGCACACCTACCTTGCTGAACTTGCAGAGCAAACTCCTACCGCATCTAACGTTCGAGCGTATGCCAACGCCGTGCGTGAGCGGTCGGTACTTCGTCAGCTTATTAATGCTGCGCAAGATATCGCCTCAGCCGGTTTCAATCCCGAGGGCCGCAGTTCGGAAGAGCTAGTCGACGAGGCCGAGCGCCTCATCATGCAGATCTCTGAAAGTGGCCAGAAAGCGGGTGGTCCCCAAGGCATGGAAGGACTGCTGAAGGGTGCCATTGATCGTATTGAGGAGCTTTACAACACTGGCGGCGATATCACGGGATTAACCACTGGTTTTATCGACTTAGATCGGATGACGTCCGGGCTACAGCCCTCGGATCTCGTCATTGTTGCCGGGCGTCCCTCGATGGGAAAAACCTCATTTGCGATGAACCTTATCGAGAATGCGGCGCTAGCGAGTGATCGTCCGCTAATGGTTTTCTCGATGGAGATGCCAGCAGAGCAGCTTGTAATCCGTATGTTGTCGTCTCTCGGTCGCATTGATCAGGGCCGGGTGCGAACAGGTAAGCTCGAACAGGACGATTGGCCGAAGCTCGCCAGCGCAACAGAGAAACTTAAAGGCACACAGGTATTCATCGACGACACACCTGCGCTGACGCCTACGGAACTTCGATCGCGTGTTCGCAAATTGGTTCGCGAGCAGGGTGATCTTGGCATGATCATGGTCGACTATCTGCAGCTGATGCGCGTGGCAGGTTCTAACGAAGGCCGAACCGCGGAGATTTCAGAAATCTCGCGAAGCTTGAAAGCCATTGCAAAAGAATTCAAATGTCCGGTTGTCGCGCTGTCGCAGCTTAATCGCTCGTTAGAGCAACGACCGAATAAGCGACCCGTAAACTCGGACCTTCGCGAATCGGGCGCGATTGAGCAGGATGCAGATGTCATCATGTTCATCTATCGGGATGAGGTTTACAACGAAGACTCTCCTGACAAAGGTGTGGCCGAAATTATTATCGGCAAGCAGCGTAACGGCCCTATCGGTACCTGCCGTCTGTCCTTCCAGGGACAATTCACACGATTCGAGAATTTAGCGAGAAGCGATTATGAGCACTATGGCGCCTAG
- a CDS encoding Hpt domain-containing protein (PFAM: Hpt domain) has translation MSTMAPSEGSPIDLDALRVMLGGDDSLVKMILEKFQAEILGDIEQLKTLQGQQEAEPIRALAHRLKGTCGNAQAAQLSEIAKLLQFAMAAGELEQAPGLIKALDAERLSLEVYLTKQGY, from the coding sequence ATGAGCACTATGGCGCCTAGCGAGGGTTCGCCCATCGACCTAGATGCACTGCGCGTTATGCTTGGTGGTGACGACAGTCTCGTAAAAATGATTCTTGAGAAATTTCAGGCTGAAATTCTTGGCGACATCGAGCAGCTAAAAACGCTTCAGGGACAACAGGAGGCAGAACCCATTCGTGCCTTGGCACACCGTCTCAAAGGCACTTGCGGTAACGCTCAAGCGGCCCAACTCTCTGAGATCGCAAAGTTGTTGCAATTCGCCATGGCGGCGGGCGAACTCGAGCAAGCGCCGGGTCTCATCAAGGCGCTGGACGCGGAGCGTTTGTCGCTAGAGGTTTACCTGACTAAGCAAGGCTATTAG
- a CDS encoding DNA repair protein RadA (PFAM: KaiC; Lon protease (S16) C-terminal proteolytic domain~TIGRFAM: DNA repair protein RadA), with translation MAKTKTAFVCNDCGADYRKWQGQCSACQAWNTLSEVRLSGPSSTASPKSRGGFAGTTATVQKLSEIDLIDLPRFSSGFAELDRVLGGGFVPGSAILIGGHPGAGKSTLLLQTLCKLAAQAPALYVTGEESPQQVAMRAKRLGLETDALQLMAETDVNEILAAADKHKPKVLVVDSIQVIHSDALTSAPGSVAQVRDCAALLTRYAKQTGTVLILVGHVTKDGSLAGPKVLEHMIDCSVLLEGEQDSRYRTLRGQKNRFGAVNELGVFAMTDIGLKEVLNPSAIFLERAETPAPGTVVVVVWEGTRPLLVEIQALVDASNLGNPRRVAVGFEQNRLAMLLAVLHRHVGLHVGDQDVFANVVGGVRIAETSGDLSLLLAVVSSLRNRVLPKDLVVFGEVGLTGEIRPVTSGQERIAEAAKHGFKRAIVPKGNAPRTKIPGIQVQPVSRLDEAIALFD, from the coding sequence ATGGCAAAAACTAAGACAGCCTTTGTCTGTAACGACTGTGGCGCTGACTATCGTAAGTGGCAAGGACAATGCTCAGCCTGTCAGGCCTGGAATACACTCTCCGAAGTGAGGCTTTCAGGCCCAAGCTCGACGGCTAGTCCAAAGTCACGTGGTGGCTTTGCTGGCACAACAGCAACAGTTCAAAAGCTCTCGGAAATTGACCTTATAGATCTTCCTAGATTTAGCTCCGGTTTTGCCGAGCTCGACCGTGTTTTGGGTGGCGGCTTTGTTCCGGGCTCTGCGATTTTGATCGGTGGCCATCCCGGTGCAGGCAAAAGTACTTTATTGCTTCAAACGCTGTGTAAGCTTGCTGCTCAGGCACCCGCGCTCTACGTTACGGGTGAAGAGTCTCCGCAGCAGGTAGCGATGCGGGCTAAGCGTTTGGGCTTAGAGACCGATGCGTTACAGCTAATGGCTGAGACCGACGTTAATGAGATTTTGGCGGCGGCTGATAAACACAAGCCAAAGGTCTTGGTAGTCGATTCTATTCAGGTGATTCACAGCGATGCTTTGACCTCAGCGCCGGGAAGTGTGGCTCAAGTCAGGGACTGCGCAGCCTTGCTCACTCGGTATGCCAAGCAAACGGGTACCGTATTGATTCTTGTGGGCCATGTAACAAAGGATGGCAGCTTAGCCGGGCCAAAGGTACTTGAGCATATGATCGATTGCTCGGTATTGCTGGAGGGCGAGCAAGACTCCCGTTACCGAACGCTTCGCGGTCAGAAGAATCGCTTCGGTGCCGTTAATGAGCTTGGCGTATTTGCCATGACCGATATTGGTTTGAAAGAGGTTCTCAATCCATCGGCTATCTTCTTGGAACGCGCTGAGACCCCAGCGCCGGGTACCGTCGTTGTAGTTGTCTGGGAGGGAACACGCCCTTTGCTTGTTGAAATTCAAGCTTTGGTCGATGCCAGCAATTTAGGTAATCCGCGCCGCGTAGCGGTTGGCTTTGAGCAAAACCGGCTCGCGATGTTACTTGCGGTGTTGCACCGGCACGTGGGCTTGCACGTGGGTGATCAGGACGTCTTTGCCAATGTGGTGGGCGGTGTTCGAATCGCTGAAACTAGCGGTGATTTGTCGCTCTTGCTTGCTGTTGTCTCCAGTCTTCGAAACAGGGTGCTGCCAAAAGATCTGGTTGTTTTTGGCGAAGTTGGTTTGACGGGTGAGATCCGACCCGTGACAAGTGGTCAGGAACGCATCGCTGAAGCAGCAAAGCATGGCTTCAAGCGCGCGATCGTCCCTAAAGGTAATGCGCCAAGAACAAAAATCCCTGGCATTCAGGTTCAGCCTGTCTCACGGCTCGACGAGGCTATCGCACTGTTTGACTGA